The Zerene cesonia ecotype Mississippi chromosome 9, Zerene_cesonia_1.1, whole genome shotgun sequence DNA window ggtttattatatgttattattgttttttattattctttatactgaatcattatttataaatttcaggaACCATACACTTTGTTGGCATTTTCAATTATGCATATAGTGCACGTATCTTTTCTCCTCTTTTCTCCATCATTTGTTATCGAGTTCTTTGGAGTGGAAGTGGACAAGATCAGGTTGTTTTTGATACAccaaattattgataataaaggTATGTTCTAGAGGTATATAACTAGCTAGCCCGCGGCTAGCCCGCGGCTTCAATCTCGTGGTATCTAGTGCCGCGACACGTTTCTTAGCCGCGCAAGCGAAATGCTTTCGCTACCATAGACCATAAGAAGTTTCCAACTTTATTCCAATAAGGGCCTTACAAGCCGGCCAGTCGTGTAGTCTGATCGAATATCCTCTATTATTCGATGGAGGAATTTCACCTTCCTTTCCCCACatctagatttaaaaataattcatatttaattatccgcgtttaaaaacaatttatattattgagggaaaattatataatatgtaaataaggtTCTGCGTTTCAACGTCTACAGCTAATAATATCAGCCGTACCCTTTCGTTTTATGGAAGACAAATGTAAACTATAAACAATCTATCATTGGCCGGGCGTGTAGACTCAACaagtctatataaaatttcataactcTTTATATATACGCTAAATATAATGTGTTGTTTCAGACAAGCAATGTAAAGAAACTGCTCAGCTGTTTTTggactatataaatataagaccATTCTCACGCAAGATCTGGAGGTCTATACCGGTCAATATTGCTCTGCCGTTAGAGATTCTGAACATCTGCTATTCGGCCATcatagttataattaatttcacacATCTGTAtggttaagtaaataaatactttaattcttaattta harbors:
- the LOC119829140 gene encoding uncharacterized protein LOC119829140 encodes the protein MIIMEVDKIRLFLIHQIIDNKDKQCKETAQLFLDYINIRPFSRKIWRSIPVNIALPLEILNICYSAIIVIINFTHLYG